From a single Bryobacter aggregatus MPL3 genomic region:
- a CDS encoding molybdopterin-dependent oxidoreductase, with protein MNTRRSFVCALLLACGLSAQEAPPTVQVSGAVPQPLTLSAEDLAKMPRAAVKTNSSGMETAYEGVWLHEVLKKAGVPQGAQLRGKALTTYVLAEAQDGYQVVFSIGELDPAFIDNEILLADTANGKPLFGAQGRFRLVVPKDKPGARSVRMLTKLEVVQLRK; from the coding sequence ATGAATACAAGACGTAGCTTTGTTTGCGCTCTGCTGCTGGCCTGCGGCCTTTCTGCCCAGGAGGCCCCACCCACAGTCCAGGTCAGCGGTGCTGTCCCGCAGCCTCTGACACTATCCGCCGAGGACTTGGCGAAGATGCCGCGCGCAGCAGTCAAGACCAATAGCAGTGGAATGGAAACCGCCTACGAAGGGGTTTGGCTTCATGAAGTGTTGAAGAAAGCCGGAGTGCCGCAAGGCGCACAGCTCCGCGGCAAAGCGCTGACCACCTATGTTTTGGCTGAGGCGCAGGATGGCTATCAGGTTGTCTTCTCGATTGGCGAACTGGATCCAGCCTTTATTGACAATGAGATCCTGCTCGCCGACACGGCAAACGGCAAACCACTTTTCGGCGCACAGGGACGTTTTCGTCTGGTGGTGCCGAAAGACAAGCCTGGCGCACGTTCGGTGCGTATGTTGACCAAGCTGGAAGTCGTGCAACTGCGAAAATAG